Proteins from a genomic interval of Psychrobacter fulvigenes:
- the hscA gene encoding Fe-S protein assembly chaperone HscA, with product MSLLQIAEPNQSAQPHQHRFGLGIDLGTTRSLVAVVRSGKAQVLEAGATTDTLLPSVVYYPSTGNPLVGYDALAHLADDPKNTIISAKRFMGRSQADIKFSHPYELSGSKDAMPAFVTAQGEVSPVEVSARILAALEQRAASALPADSIEGAVITVPAYFDEAQRQATKDAAQAAGINVLRLLNEPTAAAVAYGLDRPSQDGNKESYYLIYDLGGGTFDVSILKLTDGVFEVLATGGNSALGGDDIDRLMTNWLIKQLNINPKDVSLHDKSILAQQAKAYKQALTDAEQVDIDITVNEQSYQGVLRREDLLAIAEPVNRRTLSVCEQALRDAKLEIKDLDEVILVGGSTRMPAVQQVVTEFFAKQPLCRLNPDEVVALGAAQTAHQLVNGDSDNNLLLLDVTPLSLGLETMGGLVEVLIPRNTPIPVKKRQVFTTYQDGQTGMVIHVVQGERETVENNRSLGRFELYGIPPMKAGFARIEVTFSIDANGQLTVSAQETTTKTESKIEIVPSYGLSDEQKEQLLMAGFQHAEEDKNARSLIETKVEAEREVLALQSALKEFAALLSSDEQQSLTEQMQALQTALSTDDLTVIEAEQAKLKPYSDAFAARIMNQSVKASMAGTIAQDW from the coding sequence ATTGGTCGCAGTGGTACGTTCAGGCAAGGCGCAAGTCCTAGAAGCAGGCGCAACGACAGATACCTTATTACCCTCTGTTGTCTATTATCCAAGTACAGGCAATCCACTAGTTGGCTATGATGCCCTAGCCCATTTAGCGGATGATCCAAAAAATACGATCATCTCGGCTAAGCGTTTTATGGGCCGTAGCCAAGCTGATATCAAATTCTCTCATCCTTATGAGCTAAGTGGCAGCAAAGATGCTATGCCAGCATTCGTGACGGCTCAGGGCGAAGTATCTCCTGTCGAAGTATCCGCACGTATATTAGCAGCGCTCGAGCAACGTGCAGCTAGCGCATTGCCTGCTGACAGCATCGAAGGGGCTGTCATCACTGTACCAGCTTACTTTGATGAAGCGCAGCGCCAAGCGACTAAAGACGCGGCACAAGCGGCAGGCATTAATGTCCTACGTCTATTAAATGAGCCTACCGCGGCAGCAGTCGCCTATGGTCTCGACCGGCCTTCACAAGATGGCAATAAAGAAAGCTACTACTTAATTTATGATCTGGGTGGCGGTACTTTTGACGTCTCTATCCTAAAGCTGACTGATGGCGTCTTTGAAGTATTGGCAACTGGTGGAAATAGTGCCTTAGGTGGTGACGATATTGACCGCCTGATGACCAATTGGCTTATCAAGCAATTGAACATCAACCCTAAAGATGTGAGCCTCCATGACAAATCGATACTCGCACAGCAAGCCAAAGCCTACAAGCAAGCACTGACCGACGCTGAACAAGTTGATATTGATATTACTGTCAATGAGCAGTCTTATCAAGGTGTACTACGTCGTGAAGATTTGCTCGCTATTGCAGAACCAGTTAACCGCCGTACGCTCAGCGTCTGTGAACAAGCTCTACGTGATGCCAAGCTTGAGATTAAAGATTTAGATGAAGTTATCTTGGTTGGCGGTTCTACGCGTATGCCTGCTGTACAACAAGTCGTCACTGAGTTTTTTGCTAAGCAGCCACTTTGCCGTCTGAACCCAGATGAAGTGGTCGCCTTAGGTGCTGCCCAAACAGCGCATCAATTGGTCAATGGTGATAGTGACAACAATCTTTTATTATTAGATGTAACGCCATTATCGCTCGGTCTTGAGACCATGGGCGGCCTAGTTGAAGTACTTATTCCACGTAATACTCCTATCCCTGTTAAGAAGCGTCAAGTATTTACCACGTATCAAGATGGTCAGACTGGCATGGTGATTCACGTGGTACAGGGCGAGCGCGAAACGGTTGAAAACAACCGCTCGCTTGGGCGCTTTGAGCTATACGGCATTCCACCGATGAAAGCTGGCTTTGCCCGCATCGAGGTGACTTTTAGTATTGATGCCAATGGTCAATTGACCGTTAGTGCGCAAGAAACCACTACCAAGACAGAAAGCAAAATTGAGATTGTGCCTTCTTATGGACTGTCAGATGAGCAAAAAGAGCAACTGCTTATGGCAGGGTTCCAGCATGCTGAAGAAGATAAAAATGCGCGCTCTTTGATTGAGACCAAAGTAGAAGCGGAGCGTGAAGTGCTCGCGTTACAATCTGCATTAAAAGAGTTTGCCGCCCTATTATCTTCTGATGAGCAGCAATCATTAACTGAGCAGATGCAGGCACTACAAACCGCATTAAGCACTGATGATTTAACTGTTATCGAAGCAGAGCAAGCCAAGCTAAAGCCTTATAGTGACGCCTTTGCGGCACGTATTATGAATCAGAGCGTCAAAGCCAGCATGGCAGGTACCATTGCTCAAGATTGGTAA
- the fdx gene encoding ISC system 2Fe-2S type ferredoxin yields the protein MPKITVLPHHEICPEGTEVELEAGQNLCKALLEKGIKIEHACEMSKACTTCHVVVRKGFNSLDEMDDIEADLLDRAWGLEPDSRLSCQVMLEDEDLTIEIPKYTLNHAKENH from the coding sequence ATGCCAAAGATTACCGTATTACCTCATCATGAAATTTGCCCTGAAGGCACTGAGGTCGAGCTAGAAGCTGGCCAGAACTTATGTAAAGCACTATTAGAAAAAGGCATTAAGATCGAACATGCTTGTGAGATGTCAAAAGCATGTACCACCTGTCATGTGGTCGTACGTAAAGGCTTTAATAGTTTGGATGAGATGGATGATATCGAAGCTGACTTACTTGATCGTGCTTGGGGCTTGGAGCCTGATTCACGCTTGTCCTGTCAGGTTATGCTGGAAGATGAAGACTTAACCATCGAGATTCCTAAATATACGCTCAACCATGCAAAAGAAAATCACTAA
- a CDS encoding HIT domain-containing protein → MFQLHPKLAADSFLVGDFPLSTCRLINDCQFPWLILVPRVSGIKELYELSEFDQAQFLRESSWLSSQLAKTFQADKMNVAALGNQVPQLHFHHIVRYQNDMQWPNPVWGVPAIPYTPAVLSQMQQTLMMALRGHHQMPFDWQM, encoded by the coding sequence ATGTTCCAACTGCATCCTAAGCTTGCCGCTGATAGTTTTTTGGTGGGCGATTTTCCATTATCGACGTGTCGTTTGATTAATGATTGCCAGTTTCCTTGGTTGATATTGGTGCCACGCGTCTCAGGCATCAAAGAGCTGTATGAGCTTTCTGAATTTGATCAGGCGCAGTTTTTACGTGAGTCAAGCTGGTTATCAAGCCAACTTGCGAAAACTTTTCAAGCAGACAAGATGAATGTCGCAGCACTAGGAAATCAGGTGCCACAATTGCATTTTCATCACATTGTACGTTATCAAAACGATATGCAGTGGCCAAACCCAGTATGGGGTGTCCCTGCTATTCCGTATACGCCAGCAGTATTGTCACAGATGCAGCAGACACTGATGATGGCGCTGCGTGGTCATCATCAGATGCCATTTGATTGGCAGATGTAA